In a genomic window of Gemmatimonadales bacterium:
- a CDS encoding cupin domain-containing protein: protein MSDYCKAIGEASSFDPTRATKADLFRGRQLFVGLNCFEPGQSQRVHVHAGADKFYLILSGRARMTVGTETFEAGSGAVVWAPADLPHGVDQALERTIMLVGMAPPPG from the coding sequence ATGAGCGACTACTGCAAGGCGATCGGCGAGGCGTCCAGCTTCGATCCGACTCGCGCCACCAAGGCCGATCTCTTCCGCGGCAGGCAGCTCTTCGTGGGGCTCAACTGCTTCGAGCCGGGCCAATCTCAGCGGGTGCACGTCCACGCCGGGGCCGACAAGTTCTATCTGATCCTGAGCGGGCGGGCGCGGATGACGGTCGGAACGGAGACCTTCGAGGCCGGGTCCGGCGCGGTGGTGTGGGCACCGGCCGACCTGCCGCACGGGGTGGACCAGGCACTGGAGCGGACCATCATGCTAGTCGGCATGGCCCCACCGCCCGGCTAG